One genomic region from Streptomyces sp. NBC_01431 encodes:
- a CDS encoding SDR family NAD(P)-dependent oxidoreductase, whose amino-acid sequence MTDNTPTVLITGATAGLGRHLAQELVAGGRRVLVHGRDPERVRQLAAELGTLAIPCTADLSSLAEVEYLAEQVRAVTPRLDVLVNNAAVGFGPPGETRQTSRDGHELRFAVNYLAPVALTRSLLGLLTRTAPARVVNIGSVGQAPFDPAEATFYDNYRGVVAYRRAKLALVAFTFDLAEELRGTGVTVNCLHPAGFMDTGMVRESRIQPLATVAQGAAPTLRLITDPSMEHVTGEYFDGFFPGRALSQAYDRQFLGKLRKVTDQLLGRVEVPAGVCPYTYEGQLPVVGGSLGSVNFRMSGAPTLMRATVRG is encoded by the coding sequence ATGACCGACAACACGCCCACCGTTCTGATCACCGGAGCCACCGCCGGTCTCGGCCGCCACCTGGCCCAAGAGCTGGTGGCCGGCGGCCGGCGCGTGCTGGTGCACGGGCGGGATCCGGAGCGGGTCCGCCAACTCGCCGCGGAACTGGGCACGCTCGCCATCCCGTGCACGGCCGATCTGTCCTCGCTCGCCGAGGTGGAGTACCTGGCCGAACAGGTCCGTGCCGTCACCCCCCGGCTGGACGTCCTGGTCAACAACGCCGCGGTGGGCTTCGGCCCGCCCGGCGAGACCAGGCAGACCAGCCGGGACGGGCACGAGCTGCGCTTCGCCGTCAACTACCTGGCCCCGGTGGCCCTGACCCGCTCGCTGCTCGGGCTGCTGACCCGCACGGCTCCGGCCCGCGTCGTCAACATCGGCTCGGTGGGCCAGGCGCCCTTCGACCCGGCCGAGGCCACCTTCTACGACAACTACCGCGGTGTGGTGGCCTATCGGCGCGCCAAGCTCGCCCTGGTCGCCTTCACCTTCGACCTCGCCGAGGAGCTGCGCGGCACCGGTGTCACCGTCAACTGCCTGCATCCGGCGGGGTTCATGGACACCGGCATGGTGCGCGAGAGCCGCATCCAGCCGCTGGCCACCGTCGCCCAGGGCGCGGCGCCCACGCTGCGGCTGATCACCGACCCGTCCATGGAGCACGTCACGGGCGAGTACTTCGACGGCTTCTTCCCGGGCCGGGCCCTGTCCCAGGCGTACGACCGCCAGTTCCTCGGGAAGCTGCGCAAGGTCACCGACCAGCTGCTCGGCCGCGTCGAGGTGCCCGCCGGGGTCTGCCCGTACACCTACGAGGGTCAACTCCCCGTCGTGGGCGGCTCGTTGGGATCCGTGAACTTCCGGATGTCCGGCGCCCCCACCCTGATGCGCGCCACCGTGCGGGGCTGA
- a CDS encoding putative quinol monooxygenase gives MTIQQDVATSAPATLGSEGDDGIILTVVASFENIAAEHRDEFLESAQREAFLSLRDEEGTISYHIVPDQDDPTRVVFQATFTDEASYEQHRNNAPAQEFLEMVARNKIDGPNIYVNNFSIPNVNHPPRGN, from the coding sequence GTGACCATTCAGCAGGATGTCGCCACTTCCGCACCCGCCACGCTCGGCTCGGAAGGCGACGACGGAATCATCCTGACCGTCGTCGCCAGTTTCGAGAACATCGCCGCGGAACACCGGGACGAATTCCTGGAGTCGGCCCAGCGCGAGGCCTTCCTCTCGCTCCGCGACGAAGAGGGAACGATCAGCTATCACATCGTTCCCGACCAGGACGACCCGACGCGTGTGGTGTTCCAGGCGACGTTCACCGACGAGGCCTCCTACGAGCAGCACCGCAACAACGCCCCGGCCCAGGAATTCCTGGAGATGGTGGCCCGAAACAAGATCGACGGGCCGAACATCTACGTCAACAACTTCTCGATCCCCAACGTCAACCACCCGCCGCGCGGCAACTGA
- a CDS encoding NADP-dependent oxidoreductase, with translation MRAIVQQAFGGPGVLTMGEAERPTPLPTEILVRVKAIGVNPVEAIIRSGAFPLHGQPPFILGWDVSGVVEHVVPGTSRFKEGDEVFGMPLFPRAAGAYAEYVAAPSRHFARKPAALSHAQAAAIPLAGLTAWQSLVEVAQVGPGQRVLIHAGGGGVGHLAIQIAKAHGAYVITTASAPKHDFLRGLGADEVIDYRAVDFEDAVSGVDTVLELIGGDYADRSLRTLRPGGLLVTAIARSDTALAARTREAGFRFAGVSVEPDYVGLEAMAALADKGLLHPHVHKTLPLTEAPKAHELIESGHVTGKVILEP, from the coding sequence ATGCGAGCGATCGTCCAGCAGGCCTTCGGCGGCCCCGGGGTCCTGACCATGGGGGAGGCCGAGCGGCCGACGCCCCTGCCCACCGAGATCCTGGTGCGGGTCAAGGCGATCGGGGTCAACCCGGTCGAGGCGATCATCCGCAGCGGCGCGTTCCCGCTGCACGGGCAGCCGCCCTTCATCCTGGGCTGGGACGTCTCGGGCGTCGTGGAGCACGTGGTGCCGGGCACCTCCCGCTTCAAGGAGGGCGACGAGGTGTTCGGCATGCCGCTGTTCCCGCGCGCGGCCGGCGCCTACGCCGAGTACGTCGCGGCTCCCTCGCGGCACTTCGCCCGCAAGCCCGCCGCGCTGAGCCACGCGCAGGCCGCCGCGATCCCGCTGGCCGGGCTCACGGCCTGGCAGAGCCTGGTGGAGGTGGCCCAAGTCGGGCCTGGGCAGCGGGTGTTGATCCACGCGGGCGGCGGGGGAGTGGGCCATCTGGCGATCCAGATCGCGAAGGCCCACGGCGCGTACGTGATCACCACGGCGAGCGCGCCCAAGCACGACTTCCTGCGCGGGCTCGGCGCGGACGAGGTGATCGACTACCGGGCGGTCGACTTCGAGGACGCGGTCTCCGGCGTCGACACGGTCCTGGAGCTGATCGGCGGCGACTATGCGGACCGCTCCCTGCGCACGCTGCGCCCCGGCGGCCTCCTGGTCACCGCGATCGCCCGCTCGGACACCGCCCTCGCCGCCCGCACCCGTGAGGCGGGCTTCCGCTTCGCGGGGGTGTCGGTGGAGCCGGACTACGTGGGCCTGGAGGCAATGGCCGCCCTGGCGGACAAGGGCCTGCTGCACCCCCACGTGCACAAGACCCTGCCCCTGACAGAGGCCCCCAAGGCCCACGAACTGATCGAGTCGGGCCACGTCACAGGAAAGGTAATCCTGGAACCGTAA
- a CDS encoding LysR family transcriptional regulator encodes MDLDLRKVRYFVAVADLLHFGRAAEELHIAQPVLSRQIRSLEQDIGLELLARNRRSVALTAAGRQFLDDARGLLSSAQAARHRMYRAAGGETHLTVGFGWGMTVAAITAEFAARRPGVTVDVRQLAARTEAEAVLRGAVEVAFVRAPVPREGIVLTPLGSEDLVAALPAGHRLAGAAALTGADLDGEPLLRRAGSAPAVVRGAASLVRAAWGAGPVEEELELVARGGGLTLLPQSAAAFYTRPGVRYVPLLGLPPQEICLARAAGDRSELTSAFVRVAEGVGWVGARPLAPA; translated from the coding sequence ATGGATCTCGATCTCCGCAAAGTGCGCTACTTCGTGGCCGTGGCCGATCTGCTGCATTTCGGGAGGGCGGCCGAGGAACTGCATATCGCGCAGCCCGTACTGAGCCGGCAGATTCGCTCCCTGGAACAGGACATCGGGCTCGAACTGCTCGCCAGGAACCGGCGTTCGGTGGCCCTCACGGCGGCGGGGCGGCAGTTTCTCGACGACGCCCGCGGTCTGCTCTCTTCGGCGCAGGCGGCCCGGCACCGCATGTACCGGGCGGCGGGCGGGGAAACGCACCTCACGGTCGGCTTCGGCTGGGGCATGACGGTGGCCGCGATCACCGCCGAGTTCGCCGCGCGCCGGCCCGGGGTGACCGTGGACGTGCGCCAGCTGGCCGCGCGGACCGAGGCGGAGGCCGTGCTGCGGGGCGCGGTGGAGGTGGCTTTCGTACGTGCGCCGGTGCCGCGGGAGGGCATCGTGCTCACGCCGCTGGGCAGCGAGGACCTGGTGGCGGCGCTTCCGGCGGGCCACCGGCTCGCCGGGGCCGCGGCGCTCACCGGCGCGGACCTGGACGGCGAACCCCTGCTGCGCCGGGCGGGCAGCGCGCCGGCCGTGGTGCGCGGGGCGGCGTCGCTGGTGCGGGCGGCGTGGGGGGCGGGGCCGGTGGAGGAGGAGCTGGAGCTGGTGGCTCGCGGCGGCGGACTGACCCTGCTGCCGCAGTCCGCCGCCGCCTTCTACACGCGGCCCGGGGTGCGCTACGTGCCGTTGCTCGGGCTGCCCCCGCAGGAGATCTGCCTGGCGCGGGCGGCGGGGGATCGCTCGGAGCTGACCTCAGCGTTTGTTCGCGTGGCGGAGGGGGTGGGGTGGGTGGGGGCCCGGCCCCTTGCGCCGGCGTAG